Proteins from a genomic interval of Pristis pectinata isolate sPriPec2 chromosome 21, sPriPec2.1.pri, whole genome shotgun sequence:
- the LOC127581143 gene encoding uncharacterized protein LOC127581143 encodes MKPNLEGIQPSPSTGTPPPGLLLSLHLFIADCRCHISPLDISAHLTDSNLTPSERSAPHCLCTNPDILIKPADKGGAVAVWRTDLSLAEARNQLSDSSSLLPLNHDPTEDHQDMISSTITDLVTSGDLPPTATNMIVQQLMTACFYLLPKIHKKDCPGKAIVSTRTCPMELVSSYLDTILFTLPQSLPTYVCDTSHALQLFCSFKFSGMHNHIFTMDVQSLCTSIHHLDDFP; translated from the coding sequence ATGAAGCCAAATCTGGAGGGTATCCAGCCCTCTCCTTCCACCGggactcccccaccgggcctgttacTTTCCCTGCACCTATTCATAGCCGACTGTCGGTGCCACATCAGCCCTCTTGACATTTCTGCCCACCTGACcgactccaacctcaccccttctgaacgctctgctcccCACTGcctctgcaccaaccctgacattctcatcaaaccagctgacaaaggtggtgccgtggcAGTCTGGCGAACTGACCTCTCTCTTGCAGAGGCCAGAAACCAACTCTCGGACAGTTCCTCCctcctacccctgaaccatgaccccaccgaggaccaccaggacatgatctccagcaccatcactgacctcgtcacctcgggagatctccctcccacagctaccaacatgatagtccaaCAGCTTAtgactgcctgcttctatcttctccccaagatccacaagaaggactgtcccggcaaAGCTATTGTCTCCACACGCACTTGCCCGATGGAGCTTGTGTCCtcctacctggacactatcctgttcaCCCTGCCCCAATCtcttcccacctacgtctgtgacacatcacacgctctccaactcttctgtagctttaagttctccggcatgcATAAccacatcttcaccatggacgtccagtccctatgtaCTTCCATTCACCATCTTGACGACTTCCCTTGA